Proteins encoded within one genomic window of Theobroma cacao cultivar B97-61/B2 chromosome 7, Criollo_cocoa_genome_V2, whole genome shotgun sequence:
- the LOC108662828 gene encoding uncharacterized protein LOC108662828, with protein MDGVLRYGTRLYVPDSDGLRREILEEAHMAAYVPQTDGQSERTIQTLEDMLRACVIDFGVKWDRKYNPNPSHVMWYETIQLQDDLTYEEQLVLILDKQVKKLCSKDVALVKVLWRNHTSEEVTWEAEEDMRIKYPHLFDA; from the exons ATGGATGGAGtattgaggtatggaaccagactttatgtgcccGATAGTGATGgtttgaggagagaaatattggaggagGCGCACATGGCAGCCTATGTG CCTCAGACTGATGGGCAATCAGAACGAACAATACAGACATTGGAAGATATGCTGAGGGCATGTGTAATAGACTTTGGGGTTAAATGGGATCG GAAATATAACCCAAATCCATCTCATGTAATGTGGTATGAAACAATCCAGTTGCAAGACGATCTAACCTATGAGGAGCAACTAGTGCTTATTCTTGATAAGCAAGTTAAAAAGCTCTgttcaaaggatgtagcctTAGTGAAAGTGTTATGGCGAAACCACACCAGTGAAgaggtaacgtgggaagcTGAGGAGGACATGCGGATAAAATATCCACACCTCTTTGATGCTTAG